In Mycobacterium sp. ITM-2016-00317, the genomic window GTGGCCCACCGCGGCGTCGTGCATGCACTCCGGGCAGATGTAGCGGTTGCAGCGGGTGCATCGGACGTAGGTCTGCCGGTCCGGGTGCCGGTAGCAGGTCGGGACCGCGGCCGGGGTGCCCGACGGGTACGGATAGGTCATGTCAGAGCGTCCCGAACAGCTCGAGGTGGTTGCCGTCGGGATCGGCGACGAACATCCAGCCCATCCCCGGCACGGGTGCGAACTCGGTGAGCGGCTCCACCACCTGGTAGTCGGAGGCCTCGAACGCGGCGGCGACCTCCCGCAGGCCGTTGACGCCGATCGTGAAGTAGCGCAGCCCCGCCTGGGCGCGGCCACCGCCCGGGGCGGCCGGGGCCGGCGGCGGTGAGGTGTAGGTGACGAGTTTGAGCACGCTGCCACCCAGCGAGTAGCGGCGCTGCGAGCCGCCGTCGAATTCGATCTCGCCCTGCGGCTCGAGCTCGAGGAACCCTTCGTAGAAGGCGACCATCGGCTCCGGGTCGGTGGTGACGAGGCCCACCTCGATGCCAGGCGTGAGCAGGTCCAGTTTCACGATCACCAACCTATCTCGCGTCCGAGCGGCACTTGCTCGATCACAATTCGGTGACGACACAGATCACGATCAGTTAAGCAATCGCGGCAAATTCTGAGAGGTTTCAGAGTTTACAAACGGATCCGGCCGGAATTCGGCCGCGAACGGCCCGGATTGAGGCCGATGTCACGCCCGCAGAATGTAACGTTCGGCCGGAGAACGCCGTGGGCCCAATGGATTACGTTTGACCACTTCAGATCTCGGTTACCTTGGATTTCAGGCGGGGGACGTAGTAACCGATCCAACATTCGAAGGACCCAATCAATCATGAAATTCACTGGAACCACCGTGCGCGCAAGCCGGCGCGCCCTGGCCGGCGTCGGGGCGGCATGTCTGTTCGGCGGCGTGGCCGCAGCAACCGTGACCGCACCGATGGCGGGCGCCCAGCCCGCCGAGTGCAACGCCAGTTCGCTCACCGGCACCGTGAGCTCGGTGACCGGCCAGGCGCGGCAGTACCTCGACGCCCACCCGGGCGCCAATCAGGCCGTGACCGCGGCGATGAACCAGCCGCGGCCCGAGGCCGAGGCCAACCTGCGGGGCTATTTCACCGCCAACCCGGCGGAGTACTACGACCTGCGGGGCATCCTCGCGCCGATCGGTGACGCGCAGCGCAACTGCAACATCACCGTGCTGCCCGTCGAACTGCAGACGGCCTACGACACGTTCATGGCCGGCTGATCATCGCGACCACGCTGCGGCGGCGGGTACTGCCCCGCCGCCGCAGCACTTAGACTGACTTCCTATGAGGCTGACGACGACGGTTGCGGTGGCTGCCGCAATGCTCGTGAGCTGGGGCGCGACCGCAGCGGTGGCCGGGGCCCAGCCCGCCGAGGAACCGAATACCGAGGGACCGAAGACCACGATCGACGCGAACGGTTCGTATGCCGTGGGCGCGGACATCCTGCCCGGGGTGTACCAGTCCGCGGGGCCGATCGACGACGGCGCGTGCTACTGGAAGCGCACCGCCGGGGACAAGATGGTCGACAACCGGCTGACCAAGAAGCCGACGTTCGTGCAGATCATGCCGACCGACACCACGTTCACCACCAGCGACTGCCAGGCCTGGCAGCTGACGAACGCGCCGATGCCCCCTGAGCCCGGCCCCGGCGAACTGCTCGGGCAGCTGACCCAGGCGATCGGCAGCGGCATGTTCTCCGGGGGCCCGCGCTGAGCGACGACCTGGCATCCGTCACCGCAGTCGGGGCCGAGGACCACACCGGCATCGACCCCGCCGCGATCGAACGGATCTGGGGCGCCGCCGTGCACTGGTACCGGACGGGCATGCAGCCCGCCATCCAGGTCTGCCTGCGCCGCGACGGCCGGGTGATCCTGGACCGGGCCATCGGCCACGCCTGGGACGACGTGCCGGTGCGCACCGACACCCCGTTCTGCGTGTACTCGGCGGCCAAGGCGATCACCACGACGGTGACCCACATGCTCGTCGAGCGGGGCGTGTTCTCGCTGGAGGACCGCGTGTGCGACTACCTGCCCACCTACACCAGCCACGGCAAGGACCGCACCACCATCCGCCACGTGCTGACCCACAGCGCGGGGATCCCGTTCGCGACCGGCCCGCGGCCCGACCTCAGACGCATGGACGACAGCGACTACACCCGCGAGATGCTGGGCCGGATGAAGCCGATCTACCCGCCGGGGCTGATCCACATCTACCACGGCGTCACGTGGGGCCCGCTGATGCGGGAGATCATCTCGGCGGCCACGGGCCGCAGCATCCGCGACATCCTGGCCGAGGAGATCCTCGACCCGCTCGGATTCCGGTGGACCAACTACGGCGTCGCCCCGGAGGACGTCGCGCTGGTCGCGCCCAGCCACGTCACCGGAAAGCCGCTGCCCGCGCCGATCGCCAAGGCGTTCAAGACCGCGGTGGGCGGCACCCCGCAGCAGATCATCCCGTTCTCGAACACGCCGCAGTTCCTCACCGGCGTCATCCCGTCCTCGAACACGGTGTCCAATGCCCACGAGCTGTCCCGCTTCGCCGAGATCCTCTGTCGTGGAGGCGAACTCGACGGCGTCCGGGTGCTCAAGCCGGAAACGCTGTACGCGGCCACCAGAC contains:
- a CDS encoding VOC family protein is translated as MIVKLDLLTPGIEVGLVTTDPEPMVAFYEGFLELEPQGEIEFDGGSQRRYSLGGSVLKLVTYTSPPPAPAAPGGGRAQAGLRYFTIGVNGLREVAAAFEASDYQVVEPLTEFAPVPGMGWMFVADPDGNHLELFGTL
- the lipE gene encoding lipase LipE — encoded protein: MSDDLASVTAVGAEDHTGIDPAAIERIWGAAVHWYRTGMQPAIQVCLRRDGRVILDRAIGHAWDDVPVRTDTPFCVYSAAKAITTTVTHMLVERGVFSLEDRVCDYLPTYTSHGKDRTTIRHVLTHSAGIPFATGPRPDLRRMDDSDYTREMLGRMKPIYPPGLIHIYHGVTWGPLMREIISAATGRSIRDILAEEILDPLGFRWTNYGVAPEDVALVAPSHVTGKPLPAPIAKAFKTAVGGTPQQIIPFSNTPQFLTGVIPSSNTVSNAHELSRFAEILCRGGELDGVRVLKPETLYAATRPARRLRPDLATGLAPMRWGTGYMLGSKRFGPFGRDAAGAFGHTGLTDIAVWADPQRALSVAVVSSGKPGSHREAKRYPQLLTRINAEIPRVP
- a CDS encoding heme-binding protein, with the translated sequence MKFTGTTVRASRRALAGVGAACLFGGVAAATVTAPMAGAQPAECNASSLTGTVSSVTGQARQYLDAHPGANQAVTAAMNQPRPEAEANLRGYFTANPAEYYDLRGILAPIGDAQRNCNITVLPVELQTAYDTFMAG